The sequence GATCCAAAACTTCACTTAGCTTGTTATTCTCAATAGCCGTCTCTACTCTATGACCTAACCCCATTGCTGGCATGGCTGTTATGATTTGAAGAAGCACCACACCAAAAGAGTACAAATCAGATTTAACTCCAAGCATTCCTGTTTGCTGATACTCAGGGTCTATGTAACAAAATGTACCTAAAAGGAAAACAAACATTGGTCAGAACCGGATCTGAGAATTTAGGGGCCATAAACAtttcttaagaatttttataaaaaaaaattcttcataTTTTGGGAGCCTATGCTTAGGTCAAAAACCTACAAAAATTTTGGGGCCAAGACCAAGTTTCATTGGGCTTAGCTCAAATCCGGCCACTGTGGTTCCATGTTAAGATATCTTAGATGGTAGATAAGATTCTTACCGGCTGCAGCGGTTATATGATAGTCACTGACGCTATTTGCACCACATGGAGGTACTAGGCGAGCTAGACCAACATCACTTATCTTGCTAGTGAAGTGTCTGTCAAGTAGAATGTTTGCTGGCTTCAGATCACGATGAACTAATGGTTCAGGTTTTGCACTGTGAAGGAAAAGAAGTCCTGTACCAATCTCAGCAGCGATTCTGAACCTTGCTCTCCAAGAAAGTGGAGGTGTATTGTCTTTGCAGAAGAGACGATCCTCAAGTGTTCCATTTTCCATGTACTCATAAACAAGACAACCATAGTCAGGACATGCACCGAGGAGGATCACCATGTTAGGGTGTCTCATGCTACTCAGAACCTCAACCTCTTGTTGGAACTGTTTCAGGCCTTGTGTGATACCTGACTTCATGAGTTTTATGGCGACAAAAGTGTAGTCTAGGACAGCCTTGTAGACAGGTCCGTACCCTCCTTCTCCAATCTTTAGAGCATCTGAGAAACCATTGGTTGCTTCTTCAACATCTTCGGTACTGTAACGTCTGTAAGAGACATTATTGGTCATCTTTTGCTTCCCCAACTTGGCTTGCAGCTCAAGTAATCTTCTCTTTTGGCTCTCCATTTTGACTAACTGCTTTGCCATTTCAGCTGCTTGGATGTCTGAATGTCTTTCCATCTTCTCCTCAGACAATGCTCTAAGCATCTCTAATGCTTCCTCTGCTTCAAGATGTTGATTCTGAACATAAACCATGTTAATATAATAGTAAGAAACTGAGGGACAGAATGTCTACTTGAATGTAATGATACTGACCATGGATGTAGAAGAGATGGAGCTTCCTTTGGTTGTGGAACTTTGAGAGATGGTGTAAGAAGTCATAGTTGAGACCACACCATAACTGCTATTCTCAGTGTCTGACTGAGAAAACTCACTCAGAGATTGTGGTGGCGAGATGCGAGGTGAATAGGATTGAGAGGAATATGAATTGGAGTTGTTGTATTGAGCAGATAGAGATGATTGTCTGCCAAATTAAATGTAAATCAAAAAGGacattactctctctctctctttcatttaattgttgttttatagtttaaaatttgtttaagtGTCATTTTATCTTTTCAATACATTTATTTGATAGTTTTTCCAATTTACCCATATTTTATCAGTAATTAAcataatcaaataaaacaatGTATTAACTATgggtaaaacaaaaaaattaatgattttctatgaaaaaaaatctagaactaaatataaaatgaaagggAGAGAGTATTTACTAAAATCTTGTTGAAACAAGAACCATGGTTTGATAATGGTTGGAAGAAAGTTGAGATGTTACCTCTCTGAATCACAGGAGCTCGTTGAATCATAATTATACATCAAAGAAGAGAGATCTTGTTGTCTATGACGATGTTTCTGAGCCTGGCTTGCGGATTTGCTTTTTTTCAGCTTAGCTTTAGACACAACAAAGACTGCACAAGTCTCTGGAGCTGTTTTAAGTAACGTGGTGGGCACGTCTGGACTCTTAAACTTTCTGGTTACAGAGATGGGTCAATAATGTTAGTATTCATACAAACCAAAGTCTAGTGTGAGAAtcaataatgaaaaaaataaatatatacttgAAAAAGGATTTGTGAGCAGATGAGCCAACAACAATGTTTGAAATGGAATAGTTGGTGATGTAGTTGACAATAGCATTGGAGATGTCACTATCTCGAAGCACAACCTCCTTGGCTATAATCTGACAAGCCATTGTATGGTAAGTAATGAACCATAAAGTGATTTTCTGCAATAAGGAGATTGAGAAATGATTACTAACTCCTTTTCGAGCGCAGAATCCTCTGAAAGGAAGAAACAACTGCTGTTCCTCGTCTTGATTGTCATGTTGTAAACATGGTCTTATGTTTCCTTCTGCAAATTAAATCGAAACCTAATTAGAGTTCTGTTGACATTGTTGTTTTAATATGATTAGAGGTAGAGAGCAAGCTATGCCTTTAGGTTGAACGTGGAGAAGGACACAATGAGGAGAATCGACAAGAATGTTCTCAATAGCCCATTTCAAGGCGTGTTGGCTGTTCTTGTCTTTATCAATGGCGATGGCCGTGATTAAGCCATTGTCTATTCTTCTTGCAGACATGT comes from Brassica rapa cultivar Chiifu-401-42 chromosome A02, CAAS_Brap_v3.01, whole genome shotgun sequence and encodes:
- the LOC103853386 gene encoding U-box domain-containing protein 52; amino-acid sequence: MVYVQNQHLEAEEALEMLRALSEEKMERHSDIQAAEMAKQLVKMESQKRRLLELQAKLGKQKMTNNVSYRRYSTEDVEEATNGFSDALKIGEGGYGPVYKAVLDYTFVAIKLMKSGITQGLKQFQQEVEVLSSMRHPNMVILLGACPDYGCLVYEYMENGTLEDRLFCKDNTPPLSWRARFRIAAEIGTGLLFLHSAKPEPLVHRDLKPANILLDRHFTSKISDVGLARLVPPCGANSVSDYHITAAAGTFCYIDPEYQQTGMLGVKSDLYSFGVVLLQIITAMPAMGLGHRVETAIENNKLSEVLDPKVSDWPEEETLELAKLALQCCEMRKKDRPDLASVLLPALKRLREFAREDHEPIQDITSQISQCDEPDPLAPVPSSQVSFLEKWI
- the LOC117125717 gene encoding uncharacterized protein LOC117125717, which produces MSARRIDNGLITAIAIDKDKNSQHALKWAIENILVDSPHCVLLHVQPKEGNIRPCLQHDNQDEEQQLFLPFRGFCARKGVSNHFSISLLQKITLWFITYHTMACQIIAKEVVLRDSDISNAIVNYITNYSISNIVVGSSAHKSFFKKFKSPDVPTTLLKTAPETCAVFVVSKAKLKKSKSASQAQKHRHRQQDLSSLMYNYDSTSSCDSERQSSLSAQYNNSNSYSSQSYSPRISPPQSLSEFSQSDTENSSYGVVSTMTSYTISQSSTTKGSSISSTSMVSIITFK